A genome region from Drosophila simulans strain w501 chromosome 2R, Prin_Dsim_3.1, whole genome shotgun sequence includes the following:
- the LOC6734380 gene encoding protein argonaute-2 isoform X4, with amino-acid sequence MSTERELAPGGPAQLHPHTLPLTFPDLQMTSTVGIIGKVYESQWTPSPTRPQSPSQAQTSFDTLTSPPAPGSSVNPTAVTSPSAQNVAAGGATVAGAAATAAQVASALGATTGSVTPAIATATPATQPDMPVFTCPRRPNLGREGRPIVLRANHFQVTMPRGYVHHYDINIQPDKCPRKVNREIIETMVHAYSKIFGVLKPVFDGRNNLYTRDPLPIGNERLELEVTLPGEGKDRIFRVTIKWQAQVSLFNLEEALEGRTRQIPYDAILALDVVMRHLPSMTYTPVGRSFFSSPEGYYHPLGGGREVWFGFHQSVRPSQWKMMLNIDVSATAFYKAQPVIDFMCEVLDIRDINEQRKPLTDSQRVKFTKEIKGLKIEITHCGQMRRKYRVCNVTRRPAQMQSFPLQLENGQTVECTVAKYFLDKYRMKLRYPHLPCLQVGQEHKHTYLPLEVCNIVAGQRCIKKLTDMQTSTMIKATARSAPDREREINNLVKRADFNNDSYVQEFGLTISNSMMEVRGRVLPPPKLQYGGRVSTGLTGQQLFPPQNKVSLASPNQGVWDMRGKQFFTGVEIRIWAIACFAPQRTVREDALRNFTQQLQKISNDAGMPIIGQPCFCKYATGPDQVEPMFRYLKITFPGLQLVVVVLPGKTPVYAEVKRVGDTVLGMATQCVQAKNVNKTSPQTLSNLCLKINVKLGGINSILVPSIRPKVFNEPVIFLGADVTHPPAGDNKKPSIAAVVGSMDAHPSRYAATVRVQQHRQEIIQELSSMVRELLIMFYKSTGGYKPHRIILYRDGVSEGQFPHVLQHELTAIREACIKLEPEYRPGITFIVVQKRHHTRLFCAEKKEQSGKSGNIPAGTTVDVGITHPTEFDFYLCSHQGIQGTSRPSHYHVLWDDNHFDSDELQCLTYQLCHTYVRCTRSVSIPAPAYYAHLVAFRAR; translated from the exons AGTCACAGTGGACCCCCTCGCCCACTCGGCCTCAGAGTCCCTCTCAGGCGCAGACTAGCTTCGACACGCTCACAT caccaccagcgccCGGCTCGTCGGTCAATCCCACCGCCGTCACCAGCCCAAGTGCCCAGAATGTGGCCGCTGGTGGAGCAACTGTGGccggtgcagcagcaactgccgCCCAGGTGGCCTCCGCCTTGGGTGCCACCACCGGCAGCGTGACGCCAGCAATTGCCACCGCCACGCCAGCCACGCAGCCGGATATGCCCGTCTTCACGTGTCCACGTCGCCCGAATCTCGGACGAGAGGGTCGCCCGATTGTGCTGCGCGCCAATCACTTCCAGGTGACAATGCCGCGTGGCTATGTGCATCACTATGACATCAATATACAGCCGGACAAGTGTCCGCGAAAGGTGAACCGTGAGATTATCGAGACCATGGTGCATGCCTATAGCAAGATCTTCGGAGTGCTCAAGCCGGTGTTCGATGGTCGCAACAATCTGTACACCCGCGATCCCCTGCCCATTGGCAACGAGCGTCTGGAGCTGGAGGTGACTCTACCCGGCGAGGGCAAGGATCGAATCTTTCGCGTGACGATCAAGTGGCAGGCTCAGGTCTCGCTCTTCAATTTGGAGGAAGCTCTCGAAGGCCGCACGCGGCAGATACCTTATGATGCCATTTTGGCGCTCGATGTGGTCATGCGCCATCTGCCCAGCATGACGTACACGCCAGTGGGACGCAGCTTCTTTAGTTCCCCGGAAGGTTACTACCATCCCCTGGGTGGTGGACGCGAGGTTTGGTTCGGTTTCCATCAGAGCGTAAGGCCCTCGCAGTGGAAGATGATGCTCAATATCGATG TCTCGGCCACCGCCTTCTACAAGGCTCAACCAGTCATTGACTTCATGTGCGAGGTGCTGGACATTCGCGACATCAACGAGCAGCGAAAACCGCTCACCGATTCGCAGCGCGTCAAGTTCACCAAGGAGATCAAGGGTCTCAAGATCGAGATCACCCACTGCGGCCAGATGCGTCGCAAGTATCGTGTGTGCAACGTCACTCGCCGCCCCGCTCAGATGCAATC ATTCCCACTGCAGCTGGAGAACGGACAGACCGTAGAGTGCACCGTGGCCAAGTACTTCCTGGACAAGTACCGCATGAAGTTGCGCTACCCGCACTTGCCCTGCCTGCAGGTTGGCCAAGAGCACAAGCACACTTACCTGCCTCTGGAGGTATGCAACATTGTGGCCGGACAGCGGTGCATCAAGAAGCTGACCGATATGCAGACGTCGACCATGATCAAGGCCACAGCTCGTTCTGCTCCGGATCGCGAGCGTGAGATTAACAACTTGGTTAAGCGCGCCGACTTCAACAACGATTCGTATGTGCAGGAGTTTGGCCTGACCATCTCCAATTCGATGATGGAGGTACGAGGACGCGTCTTGCCGCCTCCCAAGCTTCAGTATGGGGGACGTGTGTCCACCGGCCTCACTGGCCAGCAGCTGTTCCCGCCACAGAACAAGGTGAGCTTGGCCTCGCCCAACCAGGGTGTATGGGATATGCGCGGCAAGCAGTTCTTCACTGGCGTCGAGATCCGCATCTGGGCCATCGCCTGTTTCGCCCCACAGCGCACGGTGCGCGAGGATGCGCTGCGCAATTTCAcccagcagctgcagaagaTCTCAAACGATGCCGGCATGCCGATAATTGGACAGCCGTGCTTCTGCAAGTACGCCACCGGGCCGGATCAAGTGGAACCCATGTTCCGTTACCTGAAGATCACCTTCCCCGGTCTGCAGCTCGTCGTCGTTGTGCTGCCCGGCAAGACTCCGGTGTACGCCGAGGTGAAGCGCGTGGGTGACACCGTTCTGGGCATGGCCACCCAGTGTGTGCAGGCCAAGAACGTGAACAAGACGTCGCCACAGACGCTCTCTAATCTGTGTCTGAAGATCAACGTCAAGTTGGGCGGCATCAATTCAATTCTGGTCCCCTCCATCCGGCCAAAGGTCTTCAATGAGCCGGTCATCTTTTTGGGTGCCGATGTGACACACCCACCAGCTGGCGACAACAAGAAACCATCGATTGCCGCCGTCGTGGGCTCCATGGATGCCCATCCATCGCGCTATGCCGCCACCGTTCGCGTACAGCAGCACCGGCAGGAGATCATTCAGGAGCTGAGCAGCATGGTGCGCGAGCTGTTGATCATGTTCTACAAGTCGACGGGCGGCTACAAGCCCCACCGCATCATACTCTATCGTGACGGAGTCTCCGAGGGACAATTCCCGCATGTCCTGCAACACGAATTGACCGCCATTCGAGAGGCCTGCATTAAGCTGGAGCCAGAATATCGGCCGGGCATCACATTCATCGTGGTGCAGAAGCGCCATCACACACGACTCTTCTGCGCGGAGAAGAAGGAGCAGAGCGGCAAGTCGGGCAATATTCCCGCAGGCACCACCGTCGATGTGGGCATCACACATCCCACCGAATTCGATTTCTATCTGTGCAGCCATCAGGGCATCCAGGGCACCAGTCGCCCCTCGCACTACCACGTTCTGTGGGACGACAATCACTTTGACTCGGACGAGCTGCAGTGCCTCACGTATCAGCTATGCCATACGTACGTGCGCTGCACTCGATCCGTCAGTATACCGGCGCCAGCCTACTACGCCCATCTGGTGGCCTTCCGTGCCAGGTAA
- the LOC6734380 gene encoding protein argonaute-2 isoform X5: MYPVGQPPPAPGSSVNPTAVTSPSAQNVAAGGATVAGAAATAAQVASALGATTGSVTPAIATATPATQPDMPVFTCPRRPNLGREGRPIVLRANHFQVTMPRGYVHHYDINIQPDKCPRKVNREIIETMVHAYSKIFGVLKPVFDGRNNLYTRDPLPIGNERLELEVTLPGEGKDRIFRVTIKWQAQVSLFNLEEALEGRTRQIPYDAILALDVVMRHLPSMTYTPVGRSFFSSPEGYYHPLGGGREVWFGFHQSVRPSQWKMMLNIDVSATAFYKAQPVIDFMCEVLDIRDINEQRKPLTDSQRVKFTKEIKGLKIEITHCGQMRRKYRVCNVTRRPAQMQSFPLQLENGQTVECTVAKYFLDKYRMKLRYPHLPCLQVGQEHKHTYLPLEVCNIVAGQRCIKKLTDMQTSTMIKATARSAPDREREINNLVKRADFNNDSYVQEFGLTISNSMMEVRGRVLPPPKLQYGGRVSTGLTGQQLFPPQNKVSLASPNQGVWDMRGKQFFTGVEIRIWAIACFAPQRTVREDALRNFTQQLQKISNDAGMPIIGQPCFCKYATGPDQVEPMFRYLKITFPGLQLVVVVLPGKTPVYAEVKRVGDTVLGMATQCVQAKNVNKTSPQTLSNLCLKINVKLGGINSILVPSIRPKVFNEPVIFLGADVTHPPAGDNKKPSIAAVVGSMDAHPSRYAATVRVQQHRQEIIQELSSMVRELLIMFYKSTGGYKPHRIILYRDGVSEGQFPHVLQHELTAIREACIKLEPEYRPGITFIVVQKRHHTRLFCAEKKEQSGKSGNIPAGTTVDVGITHPTEFDFYLCSHQGIQGTSRPSHYHVLWDDNHFDSDELQCLTYQLCHTYVRCTRSVSIPAPAYYAHLVAFRARYHLVEKEHDSGEGSHQSGCSEDRTPGAMARAITVHADTKKVMYFA; this comes from the exons caccaccagcgccCGGCTCGTCGGTCAATCCCACCGCCGTCACCAGCCCAAGTGCCCAGAATGTGGCCGCTGGTGGAGCAACTGTGGccggtgcagcagcaactgccgCCCAGGTGGCCTCCGCCTTGGGTGCCACCACCGGCAGCGTGACGCCAGCAATTGCCACCGCCACGCCAGCCACGCAGCCGGATATGCCCGTCTTCACGTGTCCACGTCGCCCGAATCTCGGACGAGAGGGTCGCCCGATTGTGCTGCGCGCCAATCACTTCCAGGTGACAATGCCGCGTGGCTATGTGCATCACTATGACATCAATATACAGCCGGACAAGTGTCCGCGAAAGGTGAACCGTGAGATTATCGAGACCATGGTGCATGCCTATAGCAAGATCTTCGGAGTGCTCAAGCCGGTGTTCGATGGTCGCAACAATCTGTACACCCGCGATCCCCTGCCCATTGGCAACGAGCGTCTGGAGCTGGAGGTGACTCTACCCGGCGAGGGCAAGGATCGAATCTTTCGCGTGACGATCAAGTGGCAGGCTCAGGTCTCGCTCTTCAATTTGGAGGAAGCTCTCGAAGGCCGCACGCGGCAGATACCTTATGATGCCATTTTGGCGCTCGATGTGGTCATGCGCCATCTGCCCAGCATGACGTACACGCCAGTGGGACGCAGCTTCTTTAGTTCCCCGGAAGGTTACTACCATCCCCTGGGTGGTGGACGCGAGGTTTGGTTCGGTTTCCATCAGAGCGTAAGGCCCTCGCAGTGGAAGATGATGCTCAATATCGATG TCTCGGCCACCGCCTTCTACAAGGCTCAACCAGTCATTGACTTCATGTGCGAGGTGCTGGACATTCGCGACATCAACGAGCAGCGAAAACCGCTCACCGATTCGCAGCGCGTCAAGTTCACCAAGGAGATCAAGGGTCTCAAGATCGAGATCACCCACTGCGGCCAGATGCGTCGCAAGTATCGTGTGTGCAACGTCACTCGCCGCCCCGCTCAGATGCAATC ATTCCCACTGCAGCTGGAGAACGGACAGACCGTAGAGTGCACCGTGGCCAAGTACTTCCTGGACAAGTACCGCATGAAGTTGCGCTACCCGCACTTGCCCTGCCTGCAGGTTGGCCAAGAGCACAAGCACACTTACCTGCCTCTGGAGGTATGCAACATTGTGGCCGGACAGCGGTGCATCAAGAAGCTGACCGATATGCAGACGTCGACCATGATCAAGGCCACAGCTCGTTCTGCTCCGGATCGCGAGCGTGAGATTAACAACTTGGTTAAGCGCGCCGACTTCAACAACGATTCGTATGTGCAGGAGTTTGGCCTGACCATCTCCAATTCGATGATGGAGGTACGAGGACGCGTCTTGCCGCCTCCCAAGCTTCAGTATGGGGGACGTGTGTCCACCGGCCTCACTGGCCAGCAGCTGTTCCCGCCACAGAACAAGGTGAGCTTGGCCTCGCCCAACCAGGGTGTATGGGATATGCGCGGCAAGCAGTTCTTCACTGGCGTCGAGATCCGCATCTGGGCCATCGCCTGTTTCGCCCCACAGCGCACGGTGCGCGAGGATGCGCTGCGCAATTTCAcccagcagctgcagaagaTCTCAAACGATGCCGGCATGCCGATAATTGGACAGCCGTGCTTCTGCAAGTACGCCACCGGGCCGGATCAAGTGGAACCCATGTTCCGTTACCTGAAGATCACCTTCCCCGGTCTGCAGCTCGTCGTCGTTGTGCTGCCCGGCAAGACTCCGGTGTACGCCGAGGTGAAGCGCGTGGGTGACACCGTTCTGGGCATGGCCACCCAGTGTGTGCAGGCCAAGAACGTGAACAAGACGTCGCCACAGACGCTCTCTAATCTGTGTCTGAAGATCAACGTCAAGTTGGGCGGCATCAATTCAATTCTGGTCCCCTCCATCCGGCCAAAGGTCTTCAATGAGCCGGTCATCTTTTTGGGTGCCGATGTGACACACCCACCAGCTGGCGACAACAAGAAACCATCGATTGCCGCCGTCGTGGGCTCCATGGATGCCCATCCATCGCGCTATGCCGCCACCGTTCGCGTACAGCAGCACCGGCAGGAGATCATTCAGGAGCTGAGCAGCATGGTGCGCGAGCTGTTGATCATGTTCTACAAGTCGACGGGCGGCTACAAGCCCCACCGCATCATACTCTATCGTGACGGAGTCTCCGAGGGACAATTCCCGCATGTCCTGCAACACGAATTGACCGCCATTCGAGAGGCCTGCATTAAGCTGGAGCCAGAATATCGGCCGGGCATCACATTCATCGTGGTGCAGAAGCGCCATCACACACGACTCTTCTGCGCGGAGAAGAAGGAGCAGAGCGGCAAGTCGGGCAATATTCCCGCAGGCACCACCGTCGATGTGGGCATCACACATCCCACCGAATTCGATTTCTATCTGTGCAGCCATCAGGGCATCCAGGGCACCAGTCGCCCCTCGCACTACCACGTTCTGTGGGACGACAATCACTTTGACTCGGACGAGCTGCAGTGCCTCACGTATCAGCTATGCCATACGTACGTGCGCTGCACTCGATCCGTCAGTATACCGGCGCCAGCCTACTACGCCCATCTGGTGGCCTTCCGTGCCAG ATACCATCTGGTGGAGAAGGAGCACGATTCGGGCGAGGGCTCGCACCAGAGCGGCTGCTCAGAGGATCGCACGCCAGGTGCCATGGCCAGGGCCATCACTGTGCACGCGGATACCAAGAAGGTCATGTACTTTGCCTAA